One genomic window of Candidatus Minimicrobia sp. QA0096 includes the following:
- a CDS encoding YajQ family cyclic di-GMP-binding protein codes for MASFSFDIVSEIDKAEMNNVFMQAEKEIQGRYDFKGTSAAIDWLDDKKGLKITGDNDWQVDAVLDIVRKKLAGRGQSSKVLDLSKEKVVSNLKTTWEITFKQGLDQPMAKQIAADIRANAPKAKPQIQGDLVRVTSASKDELQKVISLLRESDYDTPLQFVNYR; via the coding sequence ATGGCGAGTTTTTCGTTTGATATTGTGTCAGAAATTGACAAGGCTGAGATGAATAATGTTTTCATGCAGGCTGAAAAAGAAATCCAAGGGCGTTATGATTTTAAGGGGACGAGCGCGGCAATTGATTGGCTGGATGATAAAAAGGGTCTGAAAATTACCGGCGACAATGATTGGCAAGTTGATGCTGTTCTGGATATCGTGCGCAAGAAATTGGCGGGGCGTGGTCAGTCGAGCAAAGTTCTGGATTTGTCAAAAGAGAAAGTTGTTTCGAACCTGAAGACTACTTGGGAGATTACGTTCAAGCAAGGCCTTGATCAGCCGATGGCGAAGCAGATTGCCGCTGATATTCGCGCTAATGCGCCGAAAGCTAAGCCGCAAATTCAGGGCGACCTCGTTCGTGTTACTTCTGCGTCGAAGGATGAACTGCAAAAAGTCATTAGTTTATTACGAGAAAGTGATTATGATACACCTCTGCAGTTTGTAAATTATCGTTAG
- a CDS encoding trypsin-like peptidase domain-containing protein, translating into MNHKSMKKLKIAAIVLGVVFLISVIVGLIVVNNNRSSGVSKTAKKKIQKIFAEEDAKNSQKVVSKYGYSIRYDKSIFTGEGHVLNKDSNEKQYSATTYADDELKESRAYAILRLHFRKGSEKPKEEEENFSFRKIMPDFSIITSRKKAYFDRSTMPEEYKDTKKYSDLDLMLQGDINKQKKDNPNLKYHTSDATISGKKFKKMVVDYGSTIDGKWQKTGEKITYLTIQNGRPYWMTIFALSKNSYTQPYIDQLEALVAKVTFQNPDSSYLVRADGNNEAQVASATIAKTETKAENFSEDKDTTNTLDELDEDSVIKVVARNQIATVRVGTYRCADMIYTAQNGASMQLNGLCTGGIGSGSIVSDDGYIATNGHVTEVSNQSMIMGLNTQENMNKYIKFVVDAGYVTRETLRDLANKANGGDQSAQAAILGLINQVPADNIRSQNDRYDYVIQTSSEPIAREDDGSGNLKWKKTKTNIPAKKIDAEVDLKGRGMDLNSDKSDVAILKVEGRFPAVELGDRSRISRGDRVTAIGYPAIVDDGVNTKKSKTVPTVTQGNVSGSGSDAGGHKLFSMSAQIAAGNSGGPAFDDDGKQIGLNTYGGSSCADRSERNNSCFGEGIFRDIADLKTMAKKNNVALSANGELTKLWKDGLESFSQGKYSQAKAKFEQLDKKYPDNYLVAKMIEVSSNTPDDSTESETSSAEAGTSESENNTTVIIVVVAILSTGALFLTVSIIAIAVSVSNRRNMNAYPYPVAGQFPQQSQYPQQPYQQPTPPQQQYSQQNYYPQQPGQYPPTYAQPPMQQSPSNYQPAAPAQNDNESKNPPTQS; encoded by the coding sequence ATGAACCATAAGTCAATGAAGAAATTAAAAATTGCAGCCATCGTTCTGGGTGTAGTTTTCTTGATCTCTGTTATAGTTGGGCTGATTGTCGTTAATAATAACCGCTCTTCCGGAGTTAGTAAAACCGCAAAAAAGAAGATCCAGAAGATTTTTGCCGAAGAAGATGCTAAGAACTCGCAGAAGGTCGTTTCCAAATATGGCTATTCGATTCGGTACGATAAGAGTATTTTTACTGGCGAAGGTCACGTTTTAAATAAAGACTCTAATGAAAAACAGTATAGCGCCACTACGTATGCCGATGATGAATTGAAAGAAAGCCGCGCTTATGCGATTTTGCGATTGCATTTTAGGAAAGGTTCAGAAAAGCCGAAGGAGGAAGAAGAGAACTTCTCGTTTAGGAAGATTATGCCAGACTTCTCAATCATAACTTCGCGCAAAAAAGCTTATTTTGATCGCTCAACGATGCCCGAGGAATACAAGGACACGAAGAAATATTCAGATTTGGATTTAATGCTTCAGGGCGATATCAACAAGCAGAAAAAGGATAATCCGAACTTAAAATATCACACTAGCGACGCGACGATTTCTGGGAAGAAGTTTAAGAAGATGGTCGTCGATTACGGAAGCACTATTGATGGCAAGTGGCAGAAAACTGGTGAAAAAATAACTTATTTAACGATTCAGAACGGCAGACCTTACTGGATGACGATTTTTGCATTGAGTAAAAATTCGTACACGCAGCCATATATTGACCAGCTGGAGGCGCTGGTTGCTAAGGTTACTTTCCAGAATCCAGACAGTAGCTACTTGGTTAGGGCTGATGGCAACAATGAGGCGCAAGTGGCTTCCGCTACGATAGCTAAGACCGAAACTAAGGCGGAAAATTTCTCAGAAGATAAGGACACTACGAATACCTTGGATGAACTAGACGAAGATTCTGTTATTAAAGTGGTGGCAAGGAATCAAATTGCTACGGTCCGTGTAGGGACATATCGTTGTGCGGATATGATCTATACGGCACAGAACGGTGCTAGTATGCAGCTGAATGGTTTGTGTACGGGCGGAATTGGTAGTGGATCGATTGTTTCTGATGACGGCTACATTGCTACAAACGGGCATGTTACTGAAGTTTCTAATCAGAGTATGATCATGGGTCTCAACACGCAAGAAAACATGAATAAATATATAAAGTTTGTGGTAGATGCGGGCTATGTGACTCGAGAGACGCTTCGGGATTTGGCAAATAAGGCTAACGGCGGCGATCAGAGTGCGCAAGCGGCAATTCTCGGTCTTATCAACCAAGTTCCTGCCGATAATATACGTTCGCAAAACGATCGATACGATTATGTCATTCAGACCTCAAGCGAACCTATTGCGCGCGAAGATGACGGTTCGGGCAATCTTAAGTGGAAAAAGACGAAGACTAATATTCCAGCTAAGAAAATTGACGCGGAAGTTGATTTGAAGGGTCGTGGCATGGACCTGAATAGCGACAAAAGTGATGTGGCGATTCTGAAGGTCGAAGGGCGATTTCCGGCGGTAGAATTGGGCGATAGATCTAGGATTTCTAGAGGTGATCGGGTGACGGCGATTGGTTATCCAGCAATTGTCGATGACGGTGTAAATACGAAGAAGAGTAAGACTGTGCCAACCGTTACTCAGGGGAATGTTTCTGGTTCGGGCAGTGACGCGGGCGGACATAAGCTATTTTCAATGAGCGCGCAAATTGCGGCAGGCAACAGTGGCGGTCCAGCGTTTGATGACGATGGTAAGCAGATTGGACTAAACACCTACGGCGGTTCATCCTGTGCGGATAGGAGCGAGCGCAACAATTCTTGTTTTGGAGAGGGAATATTTCGTGATATCGCCGATCTGAAGACTATGGCGAAGAAAAATAATGTTGCGTTATCGGCAAACGGCGAATTGACTAAGCTCTGGAAAGATGGCTTGGAGAGTTTTTCTCAAGGTAAATATTCTCAGGCAAAAGCTAAATTTGAACAATTGGATAAAAAATATCCCGACAATTATTTGGTGGCGAAGATGATCGAAGTTTCATCCAATACTCCAGATGATTCTACGGAAAGCGAGACATCTAGCGCAGAAGCTGGAACGAGTGAATCAGAAAATAACACTACAGTTATAATCGTGGTTGTGGCGATTCTTTCAACGGGAGCATTATTCTTAACAGTGTCAATTATCGCAATTGCTGTTTCTGTCAGTAATCGCCGAAATATGAATGCCTATCCATATCCTGTCGCTGGACAATTCCCGCAGCAGTCTCAGTATCCACAGCAGCCATATCAACAACCAACTCCGCCGCAACAACAATATTCGCAGCAGAACTACTATCCACAGCAACCTGGTCAATATCCGCCAACATACGCGCAGCCGCCTATGCAACAGTCTCCATCTAACTATCAGCCTGCGGCGCCAGCTCAGAACGACAACGAGTCTAAAAATCCTCCGACTCAGAGCTAG
- the fusA gene encoding elongation factor G — protein MAETHVPLKNFRNIGIIAHIDAGKTTTTEGILYRTGLTHKIGVVRGEGDGATTDWMAQEKERGITITSAAVTCFWKDHKINIIDTPGHIDFTAEVERSLRVLDGAVTVFDGKMGVEAQSETVWRQANKYGVPRICFVNKINQTGGDFYKSLESIHNRLSKQAFPVHLPIGFEKTIHGVVDLIDMKAYTYDDYTDHELKVGEIPADMLEKAKNARSLLVENAVEADDELMMKFLDQGEEAITVDELKMALRKRVLAGDFYLVTGGDGRGVIVEKLLDLMVDFLPSPLDVDEIWGKNPKTGDEVSRKPSDKEPLSALAFKIATDPFVGKLIFVRVYSGVLNSGSYVLNTTTGEKERIGRIVRMFADKREEISKVEAGDIAAVVGLKSTATGNTLSDVAHPITLESIEFPEPPVSIAVEPKSKADQEKMALALQRLAEEDPTFRIHTDEETGQTIMSGMGELQLDILIDRMKREFKVEANIGEPQVAFRESIKGRSEVQGKHAKQSGGRGQYGDVWVRFEPNETGKGFEFVDEIKGGVVPQEYRPAVMKGIRETLEGGVIAGYPVVDVKATLYDGSYHDVDSSELAFSLAGSIAAREGIKQANPILLEPVMKVEVTTPEDFMGDIIGDLNSRRGRIDAMEDLMGGAKLIKAFVPLANMFGYTSDIRSMSQGRAASTMELAQYEEVPPNVAQEIIEKRNK, from the coding sequence ATGGCAGAGACGCATGTTCCGCTAAAGAATTTTAGAAATATTGGTATTATTGCCCATATTGACGCCGGTAAAACGACGACAACTGAGGGTATTTTGTACCGCACTGGCTTGACACATAAGATCGGTGTGGTTCGTGGTGAAGGTGACGGTGCTACCACCGACTGGATGGCACAGGAGAAAGAGCGTGGTATTACTATTACGTCAGCTGCTGTGACTTGTTTCTGGAAAGATCACAAGATTAACATCATCGACACTCCAGGGCACATCGACTTTACTGCTGAGGTTGAGCGTAGTTTGCGTGTGCTTGACGGTGCAGTTACGGTCTTTGACGGTAAGATGGGTGTTGAGGCTCAGTCTGAAACCGTTTGGCGCCAGGCCAATAAGTACGGCGTGCCACGTATTTGTTTCGTTAACAAGATTAATCAGACTGGTGGCGACTTCTACAAGTCTCTAGAATCAATTCACAACCGCTTGAGTAAGCAAGCTTTCCCAGTTCACTTGCCAATTGGTTTTGAAAAGACTATCCACGGTGTTGTCGACTTGATTGACATGAAGGCTTACACCTACGACGACTACACAGATCACGAGTTGAAGGTTGGTGAGATTCCAGCTGACATGCTTGAAAAAGCTAAGAACGCACGTTCTCTGTTGGTTGAAAACGCTGTTGAGGCTGATGACGAATTGATGATGAAGTTCTTGGATCAAGGCGAAGAAGCTATTACCGTTGACGAGCTAAAGATGGCTCTACGTAAGCGCGTTTTGGCTGGTGACTTTTACCTAGTCACTGGTGGTGACGGTCGCGGTGTGATCGTTGAGAAGTTGCTTGACTTGATGGTTGACTTTTTGCCAAGTCCGCTAGACGTTGATGAAATTTGGGGCAAGAATCCAAAGACCGGTGACGAAGTTAGCCGCAAGCCGTCAGATAAAGAGCCTTTGTCTGCTTTGGCGTTTAAGATTGCTACCGACCCATTTGTTGGTAAATTGATCTTCGTTCGTGTCTATTCTGGTGTTCTGAACTCAGGAAGCTACGTACTTAACACGACAACTGGCGAGAAAGAGCGAATTGGACGAATCGTTCGTATGTTTGCTGACAAGCGTGAAGAAATTAGCAAGGTTGAAGCTGGTGACATCGCTGCTGTGGTTGGTCTGAAATCTACCGCAACTGGTAACACGTTGTCTGACGTGGCGCATCCAATTACTCTTGAATCAATTGAATTTCCAGAGCCACCTGTATCAATCGCGGTTGAGCCAAAGTCAAAGGCTGACCAGGAAAAAATGGCGTTGGCATTGCAGCGCTTGGCTGAAGAAGACCCAACTTTCCGAATTCATACTGACGAAGAAACAGGTCAGACGATTATGTCAGGAATGGGTGAATTGCAACTAGATATTCTTATTGACCGTATGAAGCGCGAATTTAAGGTTGAAGCCAATATTGGTGAACCTCAGGTTGCCTTCCGCGAAAGTATCAAGGGTCGCTCTGAAGTTCAAGGTAAGCACGCCAAGCAGTCTGGTGGTCGCGGTCAATATGGTGACGTTTGGGTTCGCTTTGAGCCAAATGAGACTGGTAAGGGCTTTGAATTCGTTGATGAAATTAAGGGTGGTGTGGTTCCTCAGGAATATCGCCCAGCCGTAATGAAGGGTATTCGCGAAACATTGGAAGGCGGTGTTATTGCTGGCTATCCAGTTGTTGACGTTAAGGCTACACTTTACGATGGTTCATACCACGATGTCGACTCCTCAGAATTGGCGTTCTCATTGGCAGGTTCGATAGCTGCTCGTGAAGGTATTAAGCAGGCTAACCCAATCTTGCTTGAGCCAGTTATGAAGGTTGAAGTTACTACACCAGAAGACTTCATGGGTGACATCATCGGCGACCTTAACTCACGTCGCGGACGTATCGACGCTATGGAAGACTTGATGGGTGGCGCTAAGTTGATTAAGGCGTTTGTGCCATTAGCAAATATGTTCGGCTACACATCGGACATTCGCTCAATGTCTCAGGGTCGCGCCGCTTCAACGATGGAATTAGCTCAATACGAGGAAGTTCCACCAAACGTTGCGCAAGAGATTATCGAAAAGCGAAATAAATAA
- the rpsG gene encoding 30S ribosomal protein S7, whose protein sequence is MPRKVTKKLQRELKPDRRYQSVLVQRLINKSMLDGKKLAAERAVYTALETAAKKLDSEDPLAVFEKALKNVSPSFEVKSRRVGGANYQIPFPVQGHRQLHYAFSWLVQSARARSGMPYSQRLALEIVDAYNEAGAAFKKKEDTHKMAEANRAFAHFARG, encoded by the coding sequence ATGCCTCGTAAAGTTACCAAGAAGTTGCAACGTGAACTTAAACCTGATCGCCGATATCAAAGCGTACTAGTTCAGCGTTTGATCAACAAGTCAATGCTAGACGGTAAAAAGTTGGCGGCTGAACGCGCTGTCTACACAGCTCTAGAAACTGCTGCTAAGAAATTGGATTCTGAAGATCCATTGGCAGTGTTTGAAAAAGCATTGAAGAACGTTAGCCCAAGCTTTGAGGTTAAATCTCGTCGCGTTGGTGGTGCTAACTACCAGATTCCATTCCCAGTTCAGGGGCATCGTCAATTGCACTATGCGTTCAGTTGGTTAGTTCAATCAGCTCGCGCTCGCAGTGGAATGCCATATTCACAGCGATTGGCGTTGGAAATCGTTGACGCTTACAATGAAGCTGGTGCTGCCTTTAAGAAGAAGGAAGACACTCATAAGATGGCTGAAGCTAACCGCGCCTTTGCGCACTTTGCTCGTGGCTAA